One Triticum dicoccoides isolate Atlit2015 ecotype Zavitan chromosome 5B, WEW_v2.0, whole genome shotgun sequence genomic window carries:
- the LOC119305889 gene encoding F-box/FBD/LRR-repeat protein At5g22660-like has protein sequence MLSLELKLWWVVDLLLKEVDFALQGLVSVRARETGAAAFSPTRRSDAAAAVPATTACRSGSLFDGMSELASTPCSSKSTRRTTNGVDRVSSLPDELLHHMMSFLPMPEVVRTSLLSTRWRNLWASTPYIRIDHHDFKDYGKLKKFGDHLLLLRDGATSLDEARILANNVDTFTCCEWVRHAIMQKARHLHVSGYALLDSTAMFPAQHLKTIRLRSLVLRGGFVRLLNCECPVLEHLEIEQSDLWDLKEISSWSLKVLHLIRCLIIKGLVICASNLTHLSIDEQSCHSGAVVTRDLSSLVTASIRLRYDYYHTSGGSILDYRLLDGLSNATTLELHAPLPELTFERDLLTCLVFSNLTSLVLGDWCMAADLYPLRRILHRSPKLKELSIKLEMEECRSCKKSESALPLARGALPSGSGSSHPFIETIIIHCQKKDSRGDALLQALKLIAGNAKISIERR, from the exons aTGTTAAGTCTAGAACTTAAACTCTGGTGGGTTGTGGAT CTGCTGCTCAAAGAAGTGGACTTTGCTTTACAAGGCCTGGTGAGTGTGAGGGCGAGAGAGACAGGCGCCGCCGCCTTCTCGCCGACGCGTCgatcggacgccgccgccgccgtgccagcAACCACTGCTTGCAGGTCAG GCAGCCTGTTCGACGGAATGTCCGAACTAGCTTCGACCCCCTGCAGTTCCAAGAGCACACGACGCACCACCAATGGTGTTGATAGGGTCAGCAGCCTTCCCGACgagctgctccaccacatgatgtcCTTCCTGCCCATGCCGGAGGTCGTGCGCACAAGTCTGCTCTCGACGAGGTGGCGCAATCTCTGGGCCTCTACGCCATACATCCGCATCGACCACCATGACTTTAAGGATTACGGCAAGCTGAAGAAGTTCGGGGACCACCTGCTACTCTTGCGGGACGGTGCTACTTCCTTGGATGAAGCCCGGATCCTTGCCAACAATGTTGATACTTTCACGTGTTGTGAGTGGGTTCGTCATGCCATCATGCAAAAAGCTCGTCACCTTCATGTTTCTGGATATGCCCTTTTGGATAGCACAGCCATGTTTCCTGCTCAGCACCTCAAAACAATCAGGCTCCGATCTCTCGTCTTGAGAGGGGGGTTCGTTAGGCTGCTGAACTGCGAGTGCCCAGTTCTTGAACATTTAGAGATAGAGCAGAGCGATTTGTGGGACCTGAAGGAGATCTCATCGTGGTCACTCAAGGTTCTTCATCTCATTCGCTGCCTTATCATCAAGGGTCTCGTAATTTGTGCTAGCAACCTTACTCATCTCTCTATCGATGAACAATCATGTCATTCGGGCGCTGTAGTAACTAGGGATCTGTCTTCTCTAGTAACAGCTTCGATTAGACTGAGGTATGACTACTATCATACTTCAGGCGGCTCAATACTGGATTATCGTCTACTTGATGGACTCTCAAATGCCACAACCTTGGAGTTGCATGCGCCCTTACCTGAG CTCACATTTGAGAGAGATTTGCTGACATGCCTGGTGTTTAGCAACCTGACAAGTCTGGTGCTGGGTGATTGGTGCATGGCTGCTGACTTGTACCCGCTGCGTCGCATTCTACATCGCTCCCCCAAGCTGAAGGAGCTAAGTATAAAGCTTGAAATG GAGGAATGTAGGAGCTGTAAGAAATCCGAATCTGCTTTGCCGCTAGCAAGGGGAGCACTGCCGTCGGGCTCAGGAAGCAGCCACCCTTTCATCGAGACGATCATTATCCACTGCCAGAAGAAAGATTCCAGGGGCGATGCTTTGCTGCAGGCGTTGAAACTGATTGCCGGCAATGCGAAAATCAGCATCGAACGTCGCTGA